A window of the Streptomyces luomodiensis genome harbors these coding sequences:
- a CDS encoding flavin-containing monooxygenase — MANSPAPTPEALAELRERYRVERERRVRPDGTRQYLAADAEFGYYAADPYVETSEREPLRDRVDVAVVGGGFGGILAGARLRQQGVERVRIIEKGGDFGGTWYWNRYPGIHCDIESHVYLPLLDETGYVPEWKYAPGEEIRHHAVRISQKFDLYADALFSTAVTALTWDDTNKAWIVTTDRGDTFHATYVITATGTLSELKLPGIPGIETYRGHTFHTSRWDYGYTGGTPDGGLTGLADKRVGVVGTGATGIQVIPKLAEDARHLYVFQRTPSTVDIRANRRTTAADVGADRPGWAGERRDNFLRIVSGDVADEDLVADQWTATAGLLEKLLPSFRRQGDRAAFEAEYEVADAAKMNEIRARVDKVVTDPETAEKLKPWYRYACKRPTFSDLYLQTFNRDNVTLVDTADTHGIERMTEYGVVVGDTEYQLDCLIFATGFSVGISGVHSGRLPVRGRQGVRLQDAWREHGPRTLHGFTSNGFPNLIQLGGTQSASSVNYTHVLDEHAVHAAALVAAAEAEGALIEPSREAEDAWITLLAEGAPDHEWFHAECTPGYYNAEGRGRRNGPIAYPHGAVAFHDLLRRWRKESMDEVLAARDQVL; from the coding sequence ATGGCGAATTCCCCTGCGCCGACCCCCGAGGCACTCGCCGAGCTGAGAGAGCGTTACCGGGTCGAACGGGAGCGACGCGTACGGCCCGACGGCACCCGGCAGTACCTCGCCGCCGACGCCGAGTTCGGCTACTACGCCGCCGACCCGTACGTGGAGACATCCGAGCGCGAGCCGCTGCGGGACCGGGTGGACGTCGCGGTCGTCGGCGGCGGCTTCGGCGGCATCCTCGCCGGGGCGCGGTTGCGGCAGCAGGGTGTCGAGCGGGTCCGGATCATCGAGAAGGGCGGCGACTTCGGAGGGACCTGGTACTGGAACCGGTACCCGGGCATCCACTGCGACATCGAGTCGCACGTGTACCTGCCGCTGCTCGACGAGACCGGATACGTCCCGGAGTGGAAGTACGCGCCCGGCGAGGAGATCCGCCACCACGCGGTGCGCATCTCCCAGAAGTTCGACCTCTACGCCGACGCCCTGTTCTCCACCGCGGTCACGGCTCTGACCTGGGACGACACAAATAAGGCATGGATCGTCACGACCGACCGCGGCGACACGTTCCACGCCACGTACGTCATCACGGCCACCGGCACCCTCTCGGAGCTGAAGCTCCCCGGCATCCCCGGCATCGAGACCTACCGGGGCCACACCTTCCACACCTCACGCTGGGACTACGGCTACACCGGCGGCACCCCGGACGGCGGTCTGACCGGCCTCGCCGACAAGCGCGTGGGCGTGGTGGGCACCGGTGCCACCGGTATCCAGGTCATCCCCAAGCTCGCCGAGGACGCCCGCCACCTGTACGTCTTCCAGCGCACGCCCTCCACGGTGGACATCCGTGCCAACCGCCGTACCACCGCCGCGGACGTCGGCGCCGACCGGCCGGGCTGGGCCGGTGAGCGCCGCGACAACTTCCTGCGGATCGTCTCCGGCGACGTCGCCGACGAGGATCTCGTGGCCGACCAGTGGACAGCGACGGCGGGCCTGCTGGAGAAGCTCTTGCCGAGCTTCCGCCGCCAGGGCGACCGGGCGGCCTTCGAGGCGGAGTACGAGGTCGCGGACGCCGCCAAGATGAACGAGATCCGCGCCCGCGTCGATAAGGTCGTCACCGACCCGGAGACGGCGGAGAAGCTCAAGCCCTGGTATCGGTACGCCTGCAAGCGCCCGACCTTCTCCGACCTGTACCTCCAGACGTTCAACCGCGACAACGTCACCTTGGTCGACACCGCCGACACCCACGGCATCGAGCGGATGACGGAATACGGTGTCGTCGTCGGCGACACCGAGTACCAGCTGGACTGCCTGATCTTCGCCACCGGATTCTCCGTCGGCATCTCCGGTGTCCACTCGGGCCGGCTGCCCGTGCGCGGCCGGCAGGGTGTCCGATTGCAGGACGCCTGGCGGGAGCACGGTCCGCGCACACTGCACGGCTTCACCAGCAACGGCTTCCCGAACCTCATCCAGCTGGGCGGGACGCAGAGCGCCAGCAGCGTCAACTACACACATGTGCTGGACGAGCACGCCGTGCACGCCGCCGCGCTCGTCGCCGCGGCCGAGGCCGAGGGCGCCCTGATCGAACCCTCGCGCGAGGCCGAGGACGCCTGGATCACGCTCCTGGCCGAGGGCGCCCCTGACCACGAGTGGTTCCACGCCGAGTGCACCCCCGGTTACTACAACGCCGAAGGCCGCGGCCGGCGGAACGGCCCCATCGCGTATCCCCACGGTGCGGTCGCCTTCCATGACCTGCTGCGGCGCTGGCGGAAGGAGTCCATGGACGAGGTGCTCGCCGCCCGCGACCAGGTGCTGTAA
- a CDS encoding hemerythrin domain-containing protein, translating to MGTLTKQAALKTATKPSLAGKATARTAATAPAWSRRAMRALGGENVVDVLTRQHRQIRLGFLRAALPGPWRRRNFDRLMRLLAVHEAAEEAHVHPVARRVLRHGRELAARRRAEEKQAKELLIALWHTGPDGAGYLRRLNEVRRVVSRHAAREEREEFQALRKAISLPRLRMLGAEVKFAQAYAPTRPHRWVNNEATNKLAAPILGPVDRALDALRRRSAS from the coding sequence ATGGGCACCCTGACGAAACAGGCCGCGCTGAAGACAGCGACCAAGCCGTCGCTCGCCGGGAAGGCGACGGCCCGGACCGCGGCCACCGCTCCTGCTTGGTCCCGGCGGGCGATGCGAGCTCTAGGCGGCGAAAACGTCGTCGACGTGCTCACCCGCCAGCACCGGCAGATCCGGCTCGGCTTCCTGCGGGCCGCCCTTCCCGGCCCATGGCGCCGCCGGAACTTCGACCGGCTGATGCGCCTGCTCGCCGTCCACGAGGCCGCCGAAGAGGCACACGTCCATCCCGTCGCGCGCCGCGTCCTGCGGCACGGCCGCGAGCTGGCGGCCCGCCGCCGCGCGGAGGAGAAACAAGCCAAGGAGCTGCTGATCGCACTGTGGCACACGGGGCCCGACGGGGCCGGGTACCTGCGGCGCCTCAACGAGGTCAGGCGCGTGGTCTCCCGGCATGCCGCGCGTGAGGAGCGTGAGGAGTTCCAGGCCCTCCGGAAGGCCATCAGCCTTCCCCGGCTCCGCATGCTGGGCGCCGAGGTCAAGTTCGCCCAGGCCTACGCCCCGACCCGGCCGCACCGATGGGTCAACAACGAGGCCACGAACAAGCTGGCCGCACCGATCCTCGGCCCCGTCGACCGAGCACTCGACGCCCTTCGCCGGCGCAGCGCGTCGTGA
- a CDS encoding VOC family protein, which translates to MTQTLPLRLHHHAWVTDDQEANRVFYEDVLGLPLVATWTESDVLFGAERVYSHCFYGLGDGSVLAFFQFANQADREEFNTAINFTPWRHIAFKVDQETQDGMRRRIAAAGYSEEDAYVIDHGWCVSLYITDPNGLMLEFTIDHPDIEKIEAERRTTAHADLARWLGGDHTSNNPWR; encoded by the coding sequence ATGACGCAGACCCTTCCGCTCCGCCTCCACCACCACGCCTGGGTAACCGATGACCAGGAGGCCAACCGGGTCTTCTACGAGGACGTCCTCGGCCTGCCCCTGGTGGCCACATGGACCGAGAGCGACGTGCTCTTCGGGGCCGAGCGTGTCTACAGCCACTGCTTCTACGGCCTGGGCGACGGAAGCGTCCTGGCGTTCTTCCAGTTCGCCAACCAGGCGGACCGGGAGGAGTTCAACACCGCCATCAACTTCACGCCCTGGCGCCACATCGCCTTCAAGGTGGACCAGGAGACCCAGGACGGCATGCGCAGGCGCATCGCCGCGGCCGGTTACTCGGAGGAAGACGCTTATGTGATCGACCACGGGTGGTGCGTCTCGCTGTACATCACGGACCCCAACGGGCTGATGCTCGAATTCACCATTGACCACCCCGACATCGAGAAGATCGAAGCGGAGCGGCGGACGACAGCGCACGCCGACCTCGCCCGCTGGCTCGGCGGCGACCACACCAGCAACAACCCCTGGCGCTGA
- a CDS encoding zinc ribbon domain-containing protein yields MRPAKPVAPRPVVRPAAVEDEVAGVPCPSCGTPNQPERRFCRRCAAPLHTTAKPDPLPWWRTVWPFRRRVRARSGRGVRFLVILAVVAALCAGGVLLLPAGRALYEDTRDKLGKPTPVSPVKIRASAEVPGHPATNTIDGLNNRYWGAPGPSAWITYTFRKPFRLVDLAITNGASVNAETYAHQARALQIDLEVTTSDSGKHHTSITLGDKPGCQQVSTGISDVTSIRLTLRSPTGLGPDRHLALAEVEFFQRGSAGGARMARSGDECVPAHRAG; encoded by the coding sequence GTGCGCCCCGCCAAACCCGTGGCCCCGCGCCCCGTCGTACGGCCCGCGGCGGTGGAGGACGAGGTGGCGGGGGTGCCGTGCCCCTCCTGCGGAACGCCCAATCAGCCGGAGCGCCGGTTCTGCCGACGCTGCGCGGCCCCACTGCACACCACCGCGAAGCCCGACCCGCTGCCGTGGTGGCGGACGGTGTGGCCGTTCCGCCGCCGGGTGCGGGCGAGATCGGGCCGGGGGGTGCGGTTCCTGGTGATCCTGGCCGTGGTGGCGGCCCTGTGCGCGGGCGGTGTCCTGCTGCTGCCCGCCGGACGCGCCCTGTACGAGGACACCCGGGACAAACTGGGCAAGCCCACACCCGTGAGCCCCGTGAAGATCCGCGCGAGCGCCGAGGTCCCGGGCCACCCGGCCACCAACACCATCGATGGCCTGAACAACCGCTACTGGGGCGCGCCCGGACCGAGCGCGTGGATCACGTACACCTTCCGCAAGCCGTTCCGACTGGTCGACCTGGCCATCACCAACGGCGCGTCCGTCAATGCCGAGACCTACGCTCACCAGGCGCGCGCCCTCCAGATCGACCTGGAGGTGACGACGTCGGACAGCGGGAAACACCACACGAGCATCACGCTCGGCGACAAACCGGGCTGTCAACAGGTCTCCACCGGCATCAGCGACGTGACGTCCATACGGCTGACCCTGCGCTCCCCCACCGGCCTGGGCCCGGACCGCCATCTGGCCCTGGCGGAGGTGGAGTTCTTCCAGCGCGGCTCAGCCGGTGGCGCCCGGATGGCCCGGTCGGGGGACGAATGCGTTCCGGCACACCGGGCCGGATGA
- a CDS encoding phage tail protein, with translation MSRAAVPGLPSRHPIGGHLPALYAEDDFAQRFTAGLDTVLAPVFATLDNLPAYLDPRVAPADFVAWLASWVGAAHDPRWPVEPRREAVARAVELHRWRGTRRGLVEGLRLALGAHAEVAGDGGAAWSRTAGADLPPEPPAEVLVRVWPGHGGPVDADRAHALVRAMCPVHTVCRVEILPGPPADEGR, from the coding sequence ATGAGCCGCGCCGCCGTCCCCGGCCTGCCGAGCAGGCACCCCATCGGCGGGCACCTGCCCGCCCTGTACGCCGAGGACGACTTCGCACAGCGGTTCACCGCCGGACTCGACACCGTCCTCGCCCCGGTGTTCGCCACCCTCGACAACCTGCCCGCCTACCTCGACCCGCGGGTCGCGCCGGCCGACTTCGTGGCCTGGCTGGCGTCCTGGGTGGGCGCCGCCCACGACCCGCGGTGGCCGGTGGAGCCGCGCCGCGAGGCGGTGGCGCGCGCGGTGGAGCTGCACCGGTGGCGCGGCACCCGGCGGGGGCTGGTGGAGGGGCTGCGGCTGGCGCTCGGCGCGCACGCCGAGGTGGCGGGGGACGGGGGCGCGGCGTGGTCGCGCACCGCCGGTGCGGACCTGCCGCCGGAGCCGCCCGCCGAAGTGCTGGTCCGGGTCTGGCCGGGGCACGGGGGGCCGGTGGACGCGGACCGGGCCCACGCGCTCGTCCGGGCCATGTGCCCGGTGCACACCGTCTGCCGGGTGGAGATCCTGCCCGGCCCGCCCGCCGACGAAGGGAGGTGA